From the genome of Toxoplasma gondii ME49 chromosome XII, whole genome shotgun sequence:
AAACGAAGCAGAACTTGGGTCGGCAagcaaaaaaggaaacgacggAGACTGTCCGTGTTGGTTTTGTCGTCTTTTTGTCCTCCCTGCCcgcttctgctctgtctcgtATTTCGTatccttcttcacctcttcAGTAGCTTGTCGTTTCGCACGCACTGTCCTTCTGGTTTctgtccgtctccttctttctcttttttctcacttcttctttccgcctaagaccgttttttctctcgtcgagacactctttcgcctcttcaactgcttcgcgtctccttctcgtctccctggTCGCTCTCGTTCTCTAGCCGTTGTTCGCTGGGTCTCCATGTGTGTGCAGGCATTTTAAACTTTTTTACGTGGATGGTCTTGACTTGCAACTTGGTGCCTATTTCTCTCGTGCTCCAAATGGGCATGGTCAAGGCTCTGCAGTCGCTCTTTATCGCGCAAGACGAAAGCATGTTTTTCCACCCAGTCCCCAAAGCGCAGAACCTGGAAGCTGGACCCCCCACAGATCCCGCAGCCCAGCCGTTGGGCTCCAGAGCGTCCCCGGAACCTCACATCGGCcactctgtctcctctctctccgacaGGCCGTCCGCTCTCGCCCTGTGCTCCGCCGGCGAGAACGGCCAGCGGGGAAGCGACAGGCGGCGAGACTCAGCGTCGGACAGACGCTCTGAACAGACTCACAGATCTTCGAGGAGAGCCTCGAGAAGAAATTCGAGAAGCGAGTCCAGAGAAAATTCGAGAATGAATTCTGTGAAAGAGGACCGATCCGATGGGGAGGGACAACCTACGGGGTCGATGGCGCTCTCGTTTCACTCGGTTGAACGGCACGCTGCGAGCCTTGTCTCGGCTTCTGACGGAGAAGATGCCTGTGACGATCGCCTtggttttccttctttgcgaTCGCCAGCATCTTCCCTGGACCCAGCGGGGTcaggcgaacgagaagagcgacgacgtCTCGACGAGGCATGCCATTCTTGCTTGGGCCTCGAGGCGAGACCTCCGTCGCGAGACGGACAgaggtcttctctcttgttttccgcgtcgtcgcgtttttctgttcctcAGACGCTTCAAGCGCCGCCGGACACGGGGAAAGTCGCCTCGGCAGGCCCGGCGCGTTCTCCAGTTTCGTTCGCAGCCGCTCCTTCCAGCACCCGCTCCTCGAAgttctctctggagaaggcagaggtCGGCGAGAACATTCGAGACGGCCTTGGCTACCTGgacgttcttcctctctcgcctcttctttctctctgtcgcttcttctctcgcctttccctgCGTCGCCCCCCCGCTCGCGACGCGAACCGGGAGGCAACAAGTTTGACGCGTGGggactctctgtctccgtcgtaTGAGGCCTCAGGGCCGTCCGCGGcctcgagaggagacactcgcgtttttcgcactgcatgcgttgtggGGCAAGAAATGTCGGAGTCCCGCTGCTCGGCGCGATCTTCCTACACCTCTATCcctcgagaagagacgcgcagGTCGCGCTCGCCAGCGGGGGGGCGGGGAGGACGTGAGATCGCGTTCGTCGCGACAGGCTCTCCGAAGTCGGCGGTCAGTCGAGTCGCCGACGAAaggacggaggagaaggaggcccATTCCCCAGGCCTCGCCGCACGACCCCCAGAGCGCAGGACGCCGGAGCAGGGCGCTTGGCCGCGAACCAGCGACTTGAACGAAGAACTCGGACAAGTTTCCTACATCTTCAGCGACAAAACTGGCACGATGACTTCCAACGTCATGGAATTCCGCAAGTGCTGCGTCCGAGGTAGCCGACACCCGGAGAGGGCGGAGAGTTtaagaagaagcgagaagaagcagcgacgaggggtgaaagagaaagaagaaacgagggaagaagaaggaagaagaagaaagaagatggaagaaggaagaagacaaagacaacagagtgtttgtgtgcatgcgacgGAGGCGGTGAAGAGGAAGTACCCGCGTCAGAGGTGAAGAATCTGAAAAGAGCGGGGAAACATGGACTGAGAGCGAGATCATCGAAGTAGTCCTTGCGGCTGGACAGTTGGGCGGGTGAAGTCCTCCCTGGAATGAATTTCGAATGTGACAAGCAAGAAGTCGAAAGCCTCTTGTCGTCCCTGGAGGCGATTATGAAAAGAGAGCAGCTCTCCACAAGTCAGATATGTCGGTCAAAAGTTTGCTTCTCGTTCAAATTGTCCTTGCTTGTTTCCTATATATGCTCGTGCGAGAGATGAAGGAGATTGCGCTTTGATATCTTCTCAGGACTAAGTTACGGACAAGGTCTGACTGAGGTTAGAAGACAGGCACTTCGACGTCTGGGGCTTCCAGTCCCCGCCGATCCTCTGCCGCGTAGGCCAACACAACAGACAAAATATGCCGCTTTTCACTTTTGATCTCCTTTCATGTTCTTCGTCACCTCCGAATTCTCCAGTTCCCCTTTCGGTTCCTCTTGTCTGCCTTCGCACATCTCAGCGAATCTTTCTCTCACTCGAGTTTCAAATTCTGGATCGTCTTTCCACTTCTCGGTGAATCCATCTTTCCCTGTGCACTTACAGGAGAATGGCTGCAGATACCCACATCTATTCACACCTTTAAACGAaggtctcttctcgccttgcATAAaaccgttctctctgtgtaaCAGTCTCTCAGTCTGCTTGTCCAAATGACCGTCTCGTTCGTGCctatgtaaatgtatatttatttatagatccacctacatatatacgtatatatgcatttatgtTATGTTCTTCGGATTATGGGCATGCATACGCCTGTAGCTAGGACCGTATTTCTATGTGTGGTGTCAACGTTATATGTACACTTATGTTTACATAactttatatatatagatatatatagatatgtgtatatatttgtatattgCTATGTATGTGTAGAGGAGAGCGGAAGCTTGTGTTGCTTCCGCCAAATGGAGGCGCTCGATGTCTattgcttcttttctgcgacaTTTTTGGACGCATGCTTCGcttgcttgcatgcagccccGGACGAGCCCACGACACCGCAAGTGCAGATGGTCGACTCGGCGCTCCGCCACCAGCTGAACGACCCAAACCATCCGATGCACCCGTATTTGGtcgacttctttcttcattTAGCAATCAACCATGCCGTCGTCTTGGAAACAGATCCTTTCGGAATGACCAGGTAAAACACTCTCATGGCGCGTAAatccttctcccttctctcgtcttccatCTCGTACATCAACTCACGCATCTAAAGATAcaaatacaaatatatatatatatatatatatatatatatatatttgtatttgtatgtgcatggatgtgcatgtgtatgcCTTTGAATGTGTATGTTTATATGTGCCAATACAGGCATAGACAGACATTCTTTCACACATTTGTACACGTATTCATATACTGATGACAAAAAGTATACTTGTCTGCAGGTAGGCATGTTTCCCTCCATCGAGTCACAGATTCGCATCTTTGCCACATcgcttatatatatatatatatttatttatttatttatttattaTGAGCGTTTGCGTCTTAACAAGCAATCATGAattcgtatatatatatatatggtgcATCGGTGTGTAGGGTTTAGAGTTTGTGTATTTCTTTGCATGTTTTCGCGTTGAGAGAGTGAGGGGAGGATGCCGGAGACTTGCGTTCGCCAGGTGTGGATGTTTGCGCTTGTCGGCAAAGCGTCTCCACTTGTTATCGGGACTCcgtcctgtcttcttctgcggcagGTACTCGGCGTCGAGTCCCGACGAAGGCGCGCTGGTCTACGGGGCGAGACACTTTGGCATCGAGTTTCTCGGCCAGACGCCGAGCGGACTCGAAGTATCGGTCCTGGGGAGGAAACTCCACGTCCGTGTTCTCGCCTCGGTCGAGTTCTCCAGCAAGcgcaagagaagcagcatGCTCTGCGAGATTCGGTATCCGgtctctgcagacacacagaccCGCGCGCCGCGGTCGAAGAAACGCATCGTTCTCTTCACCAAGGGCGCCGACACCGTCATTCTGCCTCTGCTCAAGCAGCGCCGAGAAGCCGAGACGCAAATGCTGAACACCATGGAGGAGTACGCAGCCGACGGCCTTCGAACGCTCTGCATTGCCAAGCGCGAGGTCGACACCGACGAATTCTTCACTTGGTTCCAGGCGTACCAACAAGCTGAAAGAGCCACAGTCGGACGCCAAGAACAAATCGAGGCGTAAGACAACGCAGGAGGAACAGGCCGCGTCCAAAAAAAAGACTTCCATGTCCCAAGACGCGTCAAGGACCTTCACAACTGAAACCTGAaaatacatatgtatatatagttatataCGTACATGGATGTGggtgcatatataaatatatgtatgtatataggcatatatatatatatatatatggaaatGGAGTTGTAGGGATCGGTTACTGTCGCAGAAGGATTGCTCTCTGTTGTGTTACAGTGCTGATATATTTATGGAAGTATTATGctgacgcatgcatctgtcAATGTGCATGCTCTTCGCAGAGTGGCGGAGCGCCTGGAAGTCCAGTTGGAGTTGCAAGGCATCACAGGCGTGGAGGACAAATTGCAGGCTGGCGTAGCAGACACCATCGAGAAACTCCGAGCTGCCGGCATTAAAGTGAGTCTTTGATGCAAATGatcctttccttcttgcggccttcttcctctctccttgttccttTCCCTCCATTCGTCTCCCCGCTTTTCCTAGCttcattcttctctccctcttcgtcgttctcgcgctttccttctctccctcttcgtcgttctcgcgctttccttctctctcccttcgtcgttctcgcgctttccttctctcgctcttcgatCTGTTTCACCTCGTTCTTCCCCCTGGTTGTCTCTGCTGgctctgcgccttcgccgcctactttctcgcctgcgtctttctctcgctgtcaaCGCTGCCGGTTCTGCTTGGGCGCATGCGTAGGTCTGGATGTTGACGGGGGACAAGGTGGAGACGGCAATAAACATTGGGTTTGCGACTTCTCTCTTGACGAGGGAGATGACTCAGCGAACGTACGTATGGGAGGAGCTGGACCGCGACAAGGCGCTTCTTCGAGAGCGTCTGGAGGCTCAAGAAATGAGCATCTTGGCCAAGCACCAAGGAAAGAGCGgccgaggagaggcgaaagggTCACCGGGACGCGAGAGGCAGGCTCACGCCCTCGTCGTCGACGGAGAGGCGTTGCAGCAGATGCTCGAGCCGGACATGGAACAGTtgttcgtctccgtctgcacCAACTGCGTAACTGTCATCTGCTCTCGCGTAACGCCTCATCAGAAGGTCGGAACCGCCACGGGTGGACAGAGGCGAGCAGCAACTGGGGGGAGatggaagaaggggaaaggtCGTTGgtcaagaagaaaggcgagaagaacgcagagagacaagagcagACAAGGCAGGGAAGAACGATTggggggagagaaacgacatGCGACTCACCCTTTAGCACTGACACGCACactgcgagagaggagagcgtcTGTTGAAGTCTGTCCTGCCCGAAAGAACGGTGAAACGTCAGTCTGGTTCTGTCGCGAGAAATCAAACTGTGGATGTCTTTGCGACGGAAGCATTGCCTCGGAGTGTGGATGCGTTTCGTTGGTGGCAAGAGTCTCCTCGACCGCTTTCGACCCTCAGAAACTGCGGAGACaagcttttttctctgtggagCGATTGTGGATCTTCAACATCACTTGCGTCACagttttgtttttttccgttttcttctggtCGTCGTATCGCTGCGaatctgtctcctcgccggaCACCGGGGTTTTGACTTGTTCGCATTCTGCCCTTtgagtgtctcttccttttttttttctctagGGCGCCGTGGTTTCGCTGATCAAACGCCACCTGCAGAAAATCACTCTGGCGATCGGCGACGGAGCAAACGACTGCAACATGATTCAGTCTGCGGATATCGGCATCGGCCTcaagggggaagaaggcaTGCAGGCCTTCAATGTAAGccagggagaaaacggaacCGAGAACGctgagaagacgaagataaggaagcgaaagagacgaaagacgaggagaaagaggagagaaaggattctttgttgtgtctctgtgtgtgcagTGCTCCGACTACGGACTCGTCCAGTTCCG
Proteins encoded in this window:
- a CDS encoding phospholipid-translocating P-type ATPase, flippase subfamily protein (encoded by transcript TGME49_247690~Predicted trans-membrane domain (TMHMM2.0):370-393:413-436:1378-1401:1407-1430:1462-1485:1496-1516:1525-1548:1554-1577), encoding MGIGGSKSPPLEDWVVRVGGTQEMKTASNAVVTSKYTVWNFVVKNLWEQFHKVSNVYFVVICCLQMIPQISTTNGVPTLALPLSIVLVVNAAKDAFEDWQRHRSDRIENGQVTHCIAMAPDRAACSLRLRDAKDVAVEVRRTSRSSGLSAEDLVATAECAAAAQLGLTSAQARDLGITPKQWKDVQVGDVILCLKNDCFPADMVLLATSDTRGGAFVETASLDGETNLKLKQTHRVTFEWLGSFLPLAVCYLLTRAGRIRCQVPNRDLNTYEGVLELDAGSCDLGETDDSELDAAAAFANKARCGTLRAWPQVDAALSVQQLLLRGCRLRNTEWILGLVVYTGQETKIQMNSSTPPRKSSRVERLTNRLTLSIWFVQTLLCLSVSVGHTVLLFDPTAKARTYLTAAGNSEGPVVFCILNFFTWMVLTCNLVPISLVLQMGMVKALQSLFIAQDESMFFHPVPKAQNLEAGPPTDPAAQPLGSRASPEPHIGHSVSSLSDRPSALALCSAGENGQRGSDRRRDSASDRRSEQTHRSSRRASRRNSRSESRENSRMNSVKEDRSDGEGQPTGSMALSFHSVERHAASLVSASDGEDACDDRLGFPSLRSPASSLDPAGSGEREERRRLDEACHSCLGLEARPPSRDGQRSSLLFSASSRFSVPQTLQAPPDTGKVASAGPARSPVSFAAAPSSTRSSKFSLEKAEVGENIRDGLGYLDVLPLSPLLSLCRFFSRLSLRRPPARDANREATSLTRGDSLSPSYEASGPSAASRGDTRVFRTACVVGQEMSESRCSARSSYTSIPREETRRSRSPAGGRGGREIAFVATGSPKSAVSRVADERTEEKEAHSPGLAARPPERRTPEQGAWPRTSDLNEELGQVSYIFSDKTGTMTSNVMEFRKCCVRGLSYGQGLTEVRRQALRRLGLPVPADPLPPPDEPTTPQVQMVDSALRHQLNDPNHPMHPYLVDFFLHLAINHAVVLETDPFGMTRYSASSPDEGALVYGARHFGIEFLGQTPSGLEVSVLGRKLHVRVLASVEFSSKRKRSSMLCEIRYPVSADTQTRAPRSKKRIVLFTKGADTVILPLLKQRREAETQMLNTMEEYAADGLRTLCIAKREVDTDEFFTWFQAYQQAERATVGRQEQIEAVAERLEVQLELQGITGVEDKLQAGVADTIEKLRAAGIKVWMLTGDKVETAINIGFATSLLTREMTQRTYVWEELDRDKALLRERLEAQEMSILAKHQGKSGRGEAKGSPGRERQAHALVVDGEALQQMLEPDMEQLFVSVCTNCVTVICSRVTPHQKGAVVSLIKRHLQKITLAIGDGANDCNMIQSADIGIGLKGEEGMQAFNCSDYGLVQFRFLLPLLLTHGSWNYRRISKLVLYMFYKNLVLVLPMFFFGYISLFSGQKFYFEFLYQMYNVVFTAIPITLYGVFDQDVDKKLALKYPQLYRCGQIDLYLNLRVFLKWMLNGVWQAIVIFVVPTFVFGCNAVPTTTGRTMDLWMVGTVMFMMNMIVVNIKVLLETYYLTTIIWAGFYISLLACLLFVFLFSSWPGFAGSVLGCVFYLFIDAAACAVIATVAVTSLCLARDWLWKAFRVNCAPQLYHLIQQREYNGNLSGWPSRVRDRGVEASPPEAEPVLCSVESPAGSRSSFIPDGVSRYPGGSRSPRPRGPRQSTRGYAFSEADPFFSATLRKQTNADFLGKVLSKISSSYASSASRLEGRRNASGVSDALKSVRGSTVSSNGQGDRSRRASVDPHDRSRRASVDPHDSSRRDSSRRTDGESVGEGVVEGGDSVGSMADVSSRKAEREKTEKLAALESRVRPSLGDAGRAASRRRLCPLDESSDGTDEDFSEEEEEDEMDEECYRHRVQQSRGL